In Pyrus communis chromosome 8, drPyrComm1.1, whole genome shotgun sequence, one genomic interval encodes:
- the LOC137743913 gene encoding receptor-like cytosolic serine/threonine-protein kinase RBK2: MEEKVDAYSPKGVLEDYFRSSDSETSSEKEPTPDSEANQNSKQSSRWGGLVKLLTSKSIKPLATTVRPLRKFSKRMSSSMRDIIGPKFQADDPEMLYPFKSPWKNFSLYELQAATKSFSHENLIGKGGYAEVFKGCLQNGQPVAIKRLTRGTQEEIAGDFMAEIGIMAHVNHPNTARLIGYGVEGGMHLVLELSTKGSLASVLYGSEEEKLDWGIRYKIAVGAAKGLQYLHEGCQRRIIHRDIKAANILLTDDFEAKICDFGLAKWLPEKWTHHIISNFEGTFGYLAPEFLLHGIVDEKTDVFAYGVVLLELVTGRRALDYSQQSLVLWARPLLKKNSIKDLADPSLADEYNRRQMNLVLLAASLCIHKSSTRRPSMSQVVQLMSGDLNCLMSLKKSISMPIFRKALREELIDTEDLNATIRAGSRNVEAGKVTGHRNLE, encoded by the exons ATGGAGGAGAAGGTTGATGCTTACTCTCCCAAGGGAGTTCTTGAGGACTATTTTCGGAGCTCGGATTCCGAAACGAGCTCCGAGAAAGAGCCCACGCCGGATTCAGAAGCTAACCAGAATTCAAAACAGAGTTCTAGGTGGGGTGGACTTGTTAAATTGTTGACATCCAAGTCCATAAAACCTTTAGCCACGACAGTGCGTCCGCTGCGGAAATTCTCAAAGAGAATGAGCAGCAGCATGAGGGACATTATCGGGCCGAAATTTCAGGCAGATGATCCTGAAATGCTGTACCCTTTCAAGTCACCGTGGAAGAACTTCTCCCTGTATGAGCTGCAGGCCGCAACCAAATCTTTTAGCCACG AAAATCTGATTGGAAAGGGGGGTTATGCTGAAGTTTTTAAGGGCTGTCTGCAAAATGGGCAACCTGTGGCAATCAAACGGCTAACCCGGGGAACGCAGGAGGAGATCGCCGGCGACTTCATGGCGGAGATCGGAATCATGGCTCATGTGAATCATCCTAATACTGCCAGGCTAATTGGGTATGGGGTTGAAGGTGGCATGCATTTGGTTCTTGAGCTGTCTACAAAAGGAAGTTTGGCTTCTGTTCTTTATG GTTCCGAGGAAGAGAAACTCGATTGGGGCATCCGGTAtaaaattgcagtaggtgcagcTAAGGGTTTGCAATATCTTCATGAGGGTTGTCAAAGGAGAATTATCCACAGAGATATTAAGGCTGCAAATATTTTGCTCACCGACGATTTTGAGGCCAAG ATTTGTGACTTTGGTCTTGCAAAATGGCTACCGGAGAAATGGACTCACCACATTATATCAAATTTTGAGGGCACATTTGG CTATCTTGCGCCCGAGTTCCTACTGCACGGCATAGTAGATGAGAAAACTGATGTGTTTGCGTATGGTGTGGTGCTCTTGGAACTAGTCACTGGACGACGAGCTCTAGATTACTCGCAGCAAAGCCTTGTTCTGTGG GCAAGGCCCTTGCTGAAGAAGAATTCAATCAAAGACTTGGCTGATCCTTCTCTAGCTGATGAGTACAACCGTCGCCAGATGAATCTCGTATTGTTGGCTGCTTCTTTATGCATACACAAGTCCTCGACACGCCGGCCAAGTATGAGTCAG GTGGTACAACTTATGAGTGGAGATCTTAACTGCCTGATGTCCTTGAAGAAAAGCATATCAATGCCAATTTTCCGGAAGGCATTGCGCGAAGAGCTCATCGACACAGAAGACCTTAACGCAACCATTCGGGCGGGTTCTCGAAACGTGGAAGCGGGTAAAGTAACGGGACACAGAAACTTGGAGTAA